One stretch of Tenuifilum sp. 4138str DNA includes these proteins:
- the mtgA gene encoding monofunctional biosynthetic peptidoglycan transglycosylase, protein MLVRVITYSVVLFFTLSISLTVVYKWVNPHYTWLMILKKHLPETQGGSSNFEHSWVSIDEISPQMVLAVIAAEDNRFMEHNGFDWESIKKARKYNQRGKKLRGASTISQQTAKNVFLWPKRSWVRKGLEAYFTLLIETFWSKERIMEVYLNVAEMGRGIYGVEAAARKYYGKPASRLTRHEAAMIATTLPAPAKRNPSKPSAYMVSYQRKILWNMYNLGEIDINEKEQK, encoded by the coding sequence TTGTTAGTAAGAGTAATAACCTACTCGGTAGTACTATTCTTTACCCTTAGTATTAGTTTGACTGTAGTGTACAAATGGGTTAACCCACATTACACATGGTTAATGATACTAAAAAAGCATTTACCGGAAACCCAAGGAGGAAGTAGCAATTTTGAACATAGCTGGGTAAGCATCGATGAGATATCGCCACAGATGGTGCTTGCTGTAATTGCAGCCGAGGACAACAGGTTCATGGAACACAACGGATTTGACTGGGAATCGATAAAAAAGGCCCGAAAGTATAATCAAAGGGGTAAAAAGTTGCGCGGAGCCAGTACAATTTCACAGCAAACCGCAAAAAATGTATTTCTTTGGCCCAAACGTTCCTGGGTACGAAAAGGATTAGAAGCCTACTTTACCCTGCTCATTGAAACTTTCTGGTCAAAGGAAAGGATTATGGAAGTTTACCTGAACGTAGCCGAGATGGGGAGGGGTATTTACGGAGTGGAAGCCGCAGCAAGGAAATACTACGGTAAACCTGCATCGCGCCTTACCCGTCATGAGGCTGCAATGATTGCCACTACCCTACCCGCACCAGCTAAGCGAAATCCATCAAAACCAAGTGCATATATGGTGAGCTACCAACGAAAAATTCTTTGGAATATGTATAATTTAGGTGAAATTGACATTAATGAAAAGGAACAGAAATAG
- a CDS encoding M48 family metallopeptidase — MKRLFWVLTSVILLSSCSDDGINFFTLEQDIQFGKQLDSAILANPNEYPILDRTQYAEAYTHIERVMNAILSSDDLRYTTTFPWQVRIIHDDNVLNAFAAPGGYLYFYTGLIKFLDNEAQLAGVMAHEIAHADRRHSTQMLTRQYGFSMLLSIIMGDNPSQLEQILSQLALGGTMLKYSRDNEYEADKYAVTYLCDTDYHPRELAGFFEKMMGSTQKIPEFLSTHPSDENRIKNIEEVWKSMGSKVGNIYEDRYKNFKNALP, encoded by the coding sequence ATGAAGAGATTATTTTGGGTTTTAACGAGTGTGATACTGCTAAGCAGCTGTTCCGACGATGGCATAAACTTTTTTACGCTCGAACAGGATATACAATTTGGTAAACAGCTCGATTCCGCAATTTTGGCAAACCCCAATGAATATCCTATTCTTGACAGGACTCAATACGCTGAGGCATATACACATATTGAGAGGGTAATGAATGCCATTTTAAGTTCGGATGATCTGAGGTATACAACTACATTTCCCTGGCAGGTAAGAATCATCCATGACGACAATGTGTTAAACGCTTTTGCGGCACCTGGTGGTTACCTGTATTTTTACACCGGATTAATTAAGTTTCTGGATAACGAAGCTCAGCTAGCCGGCGTTATGGCGCATGAAATAGCCCATGCCGATAGGCGTCACAGCACTCAAATGCTTACCCGTCAGTATGGTTTTAGCATGTTGCTCTCAATTATTATGGGCGATAATCCCTCGCAGCTTGAGCAGATACTATCGCAGTTAGCCCTTGGTGGAACAATGCTCAAATACAGTCGCGATAACGAGTATGAGGCCGATAAGTATGCTGTTACATACCTTTGCGATACCGATTATCACCCACGCGAACTTGCTGGCTTTTTTGAGAAGATGATGGGTTCTACACAAAAAATCCCTGAATTCCTTAGCACTCATCCATCGGATGAGAATCGGATTAAGAATATTGAAGAGGTATGGAAGAGCATGGGGAGTAAAGTGGGCAATATCTACGAAGACCGATATAAAAACTTTAAAAATGCTTTACCATAA
- a CDS encoding flavodoxin — protein sequence MKKRIGIFYGPTGGSTERVAKLIAQEFNSNVDVFPIKEATPKLINNYDFVIFGCSTLGSETWNGDSSKCDWESFRPHLSKLRIEGKLFAFFGTGDSVTYTRNFVDAMGILAKDLLEMGANVVGQWPTDDYNFTESEAVIDGKFIGLPIDEDYESEKTPKRVKSWVELLKKSL from the coding sequence ATGAAAAAAAGGATAGGAATTTTTTACGGGCCGACAGGTGGTTCAACTGAAAGGGTGGCAAAACTTATTGCTCAAGAATTTAATTCTAATGTAGATGTTTTCCCTATAAAGGAGGCTACTCCAAAACTAATTAATAACTACGACTTTGTAATTTTTGGCTGCTCAACCCTGGGTAGCGAAACATGGAATGGAGACTCTTCGAAATGTGACTGGGAATCATTCCGACCTCATCTTTCAAAGCTAAGAATAGAAGGTAAACTATTCGCTTTTTTTGGAACTGGCGATTCGGTTACTTATACACGTAATTTTGTAGATGCCATGGGTATCCTTGCCAAAGATTTATTAGAAATGGGCGCTAACGTTGTTGGTCAATGGCCAACAGACGATTATAACTTTACTGAATCCGAAGCTGTAATTGATGGCAAGTTCATTGGTCTTCCCATTGATGAAGATTATGAGTCGGAAAAAACACCCAAACGGGTAAAAAGTTGGGTTGAACTTCTTAAAAAATCACTATAA
- a CDS encoding Mpv17/PMP22 family protein, whose protein sequence is MKRVDLYVMVGTILFLLPFFISETVYNVYVDFNANHGMVTSFIKFALLATFGEAIGLRIRTGNYNQPGFGLLPRAVVWGLLGLTIKLAFVLFASGVPQFLAYMGMENAPQALKGELTLAKILVAFSISLFMNIIYAPVMMTLHKVTDTHIANNGGTLSCLVKPINFGEILASINWKVQWSFVFAKTIPYFWIPAHTITFLLPADFQVLFAALLSVALGIFLAIASLKGSGK, encoded by the coding sequence GTGAAACGAGTTGACTTGTACGTAATGGTAGGAACTATTCTGTTCCTTCTACCCTTTTTTATATCGGAAACGGTTTACAACGTTTATGTTGATTTTAACGCCAACCATGGAATGGTTACAAGTTTCATAAAGTTTGCCCTCCTTGCCACCTTTGGCGAAGCCATTGGGTTAAGGATTAGAACAGGGAATTATAATCAACCCGGATTTGGATTGTTGCCCAGAGCGGTTGTTTGGGGCTTGCTTGGTTTAACCATAAAATTAGCTTTTGTGCTATTTGCATCGGGGGTTCCACAATTTCTTGCATATATGGGCATGGAAAATGCGCCCCAGGCCTTAAAAGGCGAACTTACTTTAGCCAAGATACTAGTAGCCTTCAGCATTAGCCTGTTTATGAACATTATTTACGCTCCGGTAATGATGACACTTCATAAGGTTACCGACACCCACATAGCAAACAACGGAGGAACCCTTTCGTGCCTAGTAAAGCCCATTAATTTTGGCGAGATTCTTGCTTCAATTAACTGGAAGGTTCAATGGAGTTTTGTTTTTGCCAAAACAATACCCTACTTCTGGATACCGGCTCATACCATTACATTCCTTTTACCTGCCGATTTTCAAGTTCTTTTTGCCGCCTTATTAAGCGTTGCTTTAGGCATATTCCTTGCCATTGCAAGCCTTAAAGGAAGCGGAAAATAG
- a CDS encoding acetate--CoA ligase family protein, whose translation MITNELINPKSIVVVGGSDDIQKPGGKVLKNLIDNHFKGSLYVVNPKADEVQGVKSVRDVAELPQVDLAILAIAAKFCPQTVEVLATQKGTRAFIILSAGFHEESEEGAKLEQQIVDTINRTGGCLIGPNCIGVMNTNYAGVFTTPIPKFDPKGVDFISGSGATAVFIMESSIPRGLTFNSVYSVGNSAQIGVEEVLEYLDNTFDPQSSSRVKLLYVESINKPQKLLKHAQSLIRKGCRIAAIKAGSSSAGSRAASSHTGALASSDVAVEALFRKAGIVRCYGRDELATVASIFMHPELQGKNIAVITHAGGPAVMLTDSLSNNGLEVPPIEGPKAKELLAKLFPGSSVANPIDFLATGTAEQLGFIIDACENDFHNIDAMIVIFGSPGLFPVYDVYDLLDEKMKVCRKPIFPVLPSVMNVKNEIEHFIAKGRIFFPDEVSLGNALAKIYHTPKPSPEAPVLPKVNEKAISEIISKSNNGYLTPDAVQQLLDAAGIPRAGEAVVTTADDAARAAEKLGYPVVMKVVGPVHKSDVGGVVLNVKDSETVRKEFDRMIKIKDTTAILIQPMLKGVELFVGAKREDKFGHMVLCGLGGIFIEVLKDVKAALAPIDTNEALNMIKGLKSYGIIKGARGQEPVNEQIFAEIVSRLSALVTVAPEIFEMDLNPLLGSKDKVVAVDARIRIEK comes from the coding sequence ATGATTACCAACGAGTTAATCAATCCCAAAAGTATAGTGGTGGTTGGCGGTTCTGACGATATTCAGAAACCCGGCGGAAAGGTTTTAAAAAATCTTATCGACAACCATTTTAAAGGGAGTCTTTACGTAGTAAACCCAAAAGCCGATGAGGTTCAGGGAGTGAAATCGGTTCGCGATGTTGCTGAATTACCACAGGTGGATTTGGCGATACTAGCCATTGCAGCTAAGTTCTGCCCTCAAACCGTTGAGGTTCTGGCCACACAAAAAGGAACCAGAGCTTTCATTATTCTCTCGGCCGGTTTTCATGAAGAGAGTGAGGAGGGCGCTAAGCTTGAACAACAAATAGTTGACACCATAAACCGTACCGGTGGGTGCCTAATTGGCCCAAACTGCATTGGTGTAATGAACACTAACTATGCCGGCGTTTTTACCACCCCAATTCCCAAGTTCGACCCCAAAGGAGTTGATTTCATTTCGGGTTCAGGAGCCACTGCGGTGTTTATCATGGAATCGAGCATTCCGCGTGGCTTAACATTTAACAGCGTATACTCAGTGGGCAATAGCGCCCAAATTGGCGTTGAGGAAGTACTTGAATACCTCGATAATACATTCGACCCGCAAAGCAGCTCAAGGGTAAAGCTGCTCTACGTTGAAAGTATCAACAAACCTCAAAAACTCTTAAAACATGCCCAGTCGCTCATAAGGAAAGGATGCAGGATTGCGGCAATTAAGGCTGGCAGTTCATCGGCAGGAAGCCGAGCAGCATCGAGCCACACAGGAGCGCTTGCCAGTAGCGATGTAGCTGTTGAAGCGCTGTTCCGCAAAGCGGGAATTGTTCGCTGCTATGGGCGCGATGAGCTGGCTACCGTGGCATCAATTTTTATGCATCCCGAGCTTCAAGGGAAAAACATTGCAGTAATCACCCATGCAGGTGGCCCTGCTGTTATGCTCACTGACTCTTTATCGAACAACGGACTTGAAGTGCCTCCAATTGAGGGGCCAAAGGCAAAGGAACTGCTTGCCAAGCTATTTCCGGGCTCATCGGTGGCTAACCCCATTGACTTTTTGGCAACAGGAACAGCCGAGCAGCTTGGATTTATCATTGATGCCTGCGAAAACGACTTCCATAATATCGATGCCATGATAGTTATTTTTGGAAGTCCCGGCCTATTCCCCGTTTACGATGTATACGACCTGCTTGATGAAAAGATGAAGGTTTGTCGCAAACCCATATTCCCTGTTCTCCCCTCGGTTATGAACGTAAAGAATGAGATTGAACACTTTATTGCTAAAGGACGAATTTTCTTCCCCGATGAGGTATCGCTTGGCAACGCCCTTGCAAAAATTTACCATACACCAAAACCATCACCTGAAGCACCCGTTTTACCAAAGGTAAATGAAAAAGCCATAAGTGAGATTATTAGTAAAAGCAATAACGGTTACCTGACACCCGATGCTGTTCAACAGCTGCTCGATGCTGCCGGTATACCCCGTGCTGGCGAAGCGGTTGTTACAACTGCCGATGATGCTGCCAGAGCAGCAGAGAAATTAGGCTATCCGGTAGTAATGAAAGTAGTTGGCCCCGTCCACAAATCGGATGTTGGGGGTGTTGTACTTAATGTGAAAGATTCCGAAACGGTTCGCAAAGAGTTTGACCGTATGATTAAGATTAAGGATACTACAGCCATCCTTATTCAGCCAATGCTTAAAGGGGTTGAACTTTTTGTTGGGGCAAAACGCGAGGATAAATTCGGTCACATGGTACTATGCGGACTTGGAGGTATTTTTATTGAGGTTCTAAAGGATGTAAAAGCTGCCCTTGCACCTATTGATACAAACGAGGCATTAAACATGATAAAAGGGCTTAAAAGCTATGGAATAATCAAGGGCGCAAGAGGACAGGAACCTGTTAATGAACAGATTTTTGCCGAAATTGTTAGCCGTTTATCGGCACTCGTAACAGTTGCTCCTGAAATCTTTGAGATGGACCTAAACCCGCTTCTAGGTTCAAAAGATAAGGTTGTTGCGGTAGATGCCCGAATCAGAATTGAAAAATAG
- a CDS encoding LiaF transmembrane domain-containing protein: MEKIENSPKTDYSRLVLGFLLIVLAGLLLIDNFDLYPVEWGKYIFTWQTLLIVIGLIILPGKGNRTTGTVLIAIGAFFLAAKFYELPVSISKLFWPAVILFIGLSLIFGSRRRRWHPYKTGEVKDDLIDDVSIFGGSDQKFTSQQFRGGKITNIFGGSTIDLSTAKLESGLNVVDLLCIFGGSKLIIPSEWKVKIEVTSIFGGVSDKRKIPQALPENAPELVLKGLVLFGGVDIKSY, encoded by the coding sequence ATGGAAAAAATTGAGAACAGCCCGAAAACCGACTACTCAAGACTAGTACTTGGGTTTTTGCTAATTGTGTTGGCAGGTTTACTCCTTATCGATAACTTCGATTTGTATCCTGTTGAATGGGGCAAATACATTTTCACCTGGCAAACGTTACTAATTGTAATAGGATTAATTATTCTGCCCGGTAAAGGGAATAGAACTACAGGAACAGTCTTAATTGCCATAGGGGCATTTTTCCTGGCTGCAAAGTTTTACGAGTTGCCCGTTTCAATTAGTAAACTTTTTTGGCCTGCAGTTATTCTTTTTATAGGCCTTTCATTAATATTTGGTAGCAGGCGACGCAGGTGGCACCCATACAAAACAGGTGAAGTTAAGGACGACTTGATTGATGATGTTTCCATTTTTGGTGGTTCGGACCAAAAATTTACTTCGCAGCAATTCAGAGGGGGAAAAATTACCAACATTTTTGGAGGCTCAACCATTGACCTTAGCACCGCAAAGCTGGAATCAGGTTTAAATGTTGTTGATTTGCTATGCATTTTTGGTGGCTCAAAACTCATTATTCCTTCCGAATGGAAAGTAAAAATTGAGGTAACCTCAATTTTTGGAGGCGTTTCCGATAAACGAAAAATACCTCAGGCTCTACCAGAAAATGCCCCAGAGCTTGTTCTTAAAGGATTAGTGCTTTTCGGTGGAGTAGATATCAAAAGTTACTAA
- a CDS encoding dipeptidase — protein MRKLTIQIFAAIALLINANTGNACTNYLVTKGASVDGSTMITYAADSHYLFGELYFKPAAVYPAGTLMKIYEWDTGKFLGEIPQALQTYSVVGNMNEYQVAIGETTYGGREELQDSTGLIDYGSLMYIALQRSKSAREAIKVMAELVEKYGYYSSGESFSVADKNEVWIFEMIGKGTDIKVDKKTKKAYNANRGAVWVAIRIPDGYVSGHANHARITTFPLENMKTSISSKNLDKIFEPDVEVVYAHDVIGFARQKGYFTGKDEEFSFSDVYAPLDFGAARFCEIRVWSFFKAVNKDMWNYFDYAKGHDLKNRMPLYIKPERKLSVRDMMNFMRDHLEGTELDMSKDPGAGPHGLPYRWRPLTWKYEGKSYFNERATATQQTGFSFVAQMRSWLPDAVGGIFWFSVDDAASTVYFPVYCSVTSVPEAYAEGKGDMLTYCDDCAFWVFNKVSNFAYLRYDLMIQDIKRVQDELENRFISQTAVVDQTALKLLETNKEDAVRFLTDYTVNTGNYVVARWEKLFQFLLMKFMDGNVKQEDGKGGLKYNQYDYCPAPVKNPQYPDWWKKNVIDATGDKLAVPEGAASH, from the coding sequence ATGAGAAAACTCACAATCCAGATTTTTGCTGCTATTGCATTACTGATTAATGCCAATACCGGCAATGCTTGCACCAATTACCTTGTAACCAAAGGTGCATCGGTTGACGGCTCAACCATGATAACCTACGCCGCCGACTCACATTACCTGTTTGGCGAACTTTATTTCAAACCAGCTGCTGTTTATCCGGCTGGTACGCTAATGAAGATTTACGAATGGGATACAGGGAAATTCCTTGGCGAAATTCCCCAGGCCTTACAGACATATAGCGTGGTAGGCAACATGAACGAATATCAGGTAGCAATTGGTGAAACCACCTATGGCGGACGTGAGGAGCTACAGGATAGTACTGGGTTAATTGACTACGGTTCATTAATGTATATCGCCCTACAGCGCTCAAAGAGCGCACGTGAGGCCATTAAAGTGATGGCTGAACTGGTTGAAAAGTATGGCTACTACAGTTCCGGGGAATCGTTCTCGGTTGCCGACAAGAACGAGGTTTGGATTTTTGAAATGATTGGAAAGGGAACCGATATTAAGGTGGACAAGAAAACTAAAAAGGCTTACAACGCAAATCGGGGAGCAGTATGGGTAGCCATTCGTATTCCCGATGGGTACGTATCGGGTCATGCTAATCATGCTCGTATCACCACCTTCCCCCTTGAGAACATGAAAACCTCAATCAGCTCAAAAAATTTAGATAAAATTTTTGAACCCGATGTTGAGGTTGTTTACGCTCATGATGTAATCGGCTTTGCTCGTCAAAAAGGTTACTTTACCGGTAAAGATGAGGAATTTAGCTTTTCCGATGTATATGCCCCACTCGATTTTGGTGCAGCTCGTTTCTGTGAGATTAGGGTTTGGTCGTTTTTCAAGGCTGTAAACAAGGATATGTGGAACTACTTTGACTACGCCAAGGGGCACGACCTTAAAAACCGCATGCCTTTATATATCAAGCCTGAGCGTAAACTCTCGGTTAGGGATATGATGAACTTTATGCGCGATCACCTTGAGGGAACAGAACTCGACATGAGTAAGGATCCAGGCGCAGGTCCTCATGGTCTCCCATACCGTTGGCGTCCACTAACCTGGAAATACGAAGGGAAATCGTACTTTAACGAACGCGCCACTGCAACCCAGCAAACCGGATTCTCGTTTGTTGCACAAATGCGCAGCTGGCTACCCGATGCTGTTGGCGGTATTTTCTGGTTCAGTGTTGACGATGCTGCCTCAACCGTTTACTTCCCTGTATATTGCAGCGTTACCTCTGTGCCAGAGGCTTACGCCGAGGGCAAGGGCGATATGCTCACCTACTGCGACGATTGTGCATTCTGGGTATTCAATAAGGTATCGAACTTTGCTTACCTCCGCTACGACCTTATGATTCAGGATATCAAAAGGGTACAGGATGAGTTGGAAAACCGTTTCATCTCACAAACAGCCGTAGTTGACCAAACCGCTCTTAAGCTATTGGAAACCAACAAGGAGGATGCTGTACGATTCCTTACCGATTATACCGTTAATACCGGAAACTATGTTGTTGCTCGCTGGGAAAAACTATTCCAGTTCCTTTTAATGAAATTTATGGATGGAAATGTTAAGCAGGAGGATGGAAAGGGTGGGCTTAAATACAACCAGTACGATTACTGCCCTGCCCCAGTTAAAAATCCACAATACCCCGACTGGTGGAAGAAAAACGTGATTGATGCTACCGGCGATAAGCTAGCTGTTCCTGAAGGTGCTGCTAGTCACTAA
- a CDS encoding anhydro-N-acetylmuramic acid kinase, producing the protein MHSPNKSSSYRMIGLMSGTSLDGLDICYCFFQNINSKWQYYILAAETIKYPTHLINQLKEAHNYTAEEITALDFSYGKYLGEQVKRFVSEHGIEADYIASHGHTVFHNPTQGYTLQIGKGAAIAAYSGIPCISDFRSGDVSRGGQGAPLVPIGDKMLFQEFDICLNLGGIANISYDDNFSNRVAYDICVCNMMLNHLAGLTGNEYDFNGDLGRTGQVIPGMLQELENIEYYIQPPPKSLGREWFESYIMPILNRYNAYPLTSQLRTAYEHISGRIAHDCNSLKKTTMLATGGGAKNAFLMELIKQKTELKIVIPDSKTIDYKEALIFAFLGVLYLLKEPGAIASVTGANNNSIAGCLYS; encoded by the coding sequence ATGCATTCCCCAAACAAGTCTTCAAGTTATAGGATGATAGGCTTAATGTCGGGCACATCGCTCGATGGGCTCGATATTTGTTACTGCTTTTTTCAGAACATAAATAGCAAGTGGCAATACTACATTTTAGCTGCCGAAACCATTAAGTATCCAACACATCTCATAAATCAGCTAAAGGAAGCCCATAATTACACTGCTGAGGAGATTACCGCTTTAGACTTTAGCTACGGGAAGTATTTAGGTGAACAGGTTAAACGGTTTGTATCGGAACATGGAATTGAGGCCGATTACATTGCATCGCATGGACACACCGTTTTTCATAATCCGACTCAAGGATACACCCTACAAATTGGCAAAGGTGCAGCAATCGCTGCGTATTCAGGAATTCCTTGCATTTCCGATTTTCGTTCGGGCGATGTTTCACGGGGGGGGCAAGGTGCACCGCTAGTTCCAATTGGAGACAAAATGCTTTTTCAAGAGTTTGACATCTGCCTTAATTTGGGAGGCATAGCAAATATTAGCTACGATGATAATTTTAGCAACCGGGTGGCTTACGATATTTGTGTTTGCAACATGATGCTTAACCACCTAGCAGGGTTAACAGGTAATGAATACGATTTTAATGGTGACCTTGGAAGAACCGGTCAGGTTATTCCGGGAATGCTCCAGGAACTTGAAAATATTGAATACTACATTCAGCCACCGCCAAAATCGTTGGGTAGGGAGTGGTTCGAGAGCTATATAATGCCTATACTCAACAGGTATAATGCATATCCGCTTACCAGTCAGTTAAGAACCGCATACGAGCATATTTCAGGTAGAATAGCCCACGATTGTAACAGCTTGAAAAAAACAACCATGCTGGCAACCGGTGGAGGAGCCAAGAATGCTTTTTTAATGGAACTAATCAAGCAGAAAACCGAGTTGAAAATTGTAATTCCCGATAGTAAAACTATTGATTATAAGGAAGCCCTGATATTTGCATTCCTTGGGGTGCTTTACTTACTAAAGGAACCCGGCGCCATAGCCTCAGTAACAGGAGCAAACAACAACTCCATAGCCGGGTGTCTATACAGCTAA
- a CDS encoding lysophospholipid acyltransferase family protein, translated as MITVFYFILFLISIVIVAIIPWGLIYGYSNIMAKLLHNVLKYRVKVTRSNLRLAFPEKSDAELAVIEKQSYQNLADISVEALKGFTMRNSAIRERHKILNPELLDYYYNQKQSIIGVAGHLNNWEWGALSAGIQLKHHPVAIYKPLSNKLIDWFIKWNRSIRGTELVPTNQTFDTFQKYKHKPCIYILVADQSPSNLSKAYWINFFNQDTACIHGPEKYAKMYNYPVIYIDIKRVKRGYYTVELSVLCDKPNELQDGELTAAYMHRLEQSIRENPENWLWTHRRWKRKRPQKAQLS; from the coding sequence TTGATAACCGTTTTTTACTTCATACTATTTCTCATCTCAATAGTTATTGTAGCCATAATTCCATGGGGCTTAATCTACGGCTATAGTAATATTATGGCTAAACTCCTGCACAATGTTTTAAAATACCGTGTAAAGGTTACCCGAAGCAATTTACGATTGGCATTCCCTGAAAAGAGCGATGCGGAATTAGCAGTAATTGAGAAACAATCGTACCAGAACCTAGCCGATATTTCTGTTGAGGCGCTTAAAGGGTTCACCATGCGCAACTCAGCCATAAGAGAACGTCATAAAATTCTTAACCCTGAACTACTCGATTACTACTACAATCAGAAACAGAGTATTATTGGAGTTGCAGGGCACCTAAACAACTGGGAATGGGGAGCCCTATCGGCTGGTATACAGCTAAAACATCACCCGGTTGCCATATACAAACCACTAAGCAACAAGCTAATCGATTGGTTCATCAAGTGGAACCGATCGATTAGGGGAACCGAATTGGTTCCAACCAATCAGACCTTTGATACCTTTCAGAAATATAAACACAAACCTTGCATATACATTCTGGTTGCTGACCAAAGCCCCTCTAACCTATCAAAAGCCTACTGGATAAACTTTTTCAACCAGGATACCGCCTGCATTCATGGTCCCGAAAAGTATGCAAAAATGTATAACTACCCTGTTATTTACATCGATATTAAAAGGGTAAAGAGGGGTTACTATACTGTAGAACTAAGCGTTTTGTGCGATAAGCCAAACGAACTGCAGGACGGTGAGCTAACCGCTGCCTACATGCACAGGCTTGAACAAAGTATAAGAGAAAACCCTGAAAACTGGCTATGGACGCATAGGCGATGGAAAAGGAAAAGACCACAAAAGGCACAATTGAGCTAA